Within Kineothrix sp. MB12-C1, the genomic segment GGTCTGTGCACTAGCTGCGCTGACCGTAAGAATATGTGAAGGTGCTGAACAGTTACGATATAGGAAGTGTTTGCGATAAAGGAGATAAGGATATGGCAGTAAGGGTACATAATTTTCTGGGAAGATTGGGATGGAATGCGAGGAAATATTTTCCTATGCTTGCCAGTGAAAGTTATTTAAAGCTTCAATTTATTACGAGAAGGAAGTTGCAGAAGAATTATATCGAGCATTTTATGGGGAAGGAAGAAGTTCCTATGCCGCTCGTTGTCAATCTGGAGACGATTAACCGTTGCAATAGTACATGTGAGTTCTGTACTGCGAATAAAAATGCGGAAAAACGTCCTTATAAACGCATGGAGGACGAGTTGTTCTATAGTATTATCGATCAGCTGGCAGATTGGGGATATAAAGGCCATTTGACGATGTATGGCAATAATGAACCATGGCTGGATACCCGTATTGTAGAATTCCATAAATATGCGAGAGAGAAGTTACCGGAAGCATTTATTTTCATGTCCACCAATGGACTTTTGCTCGATGTGGATAAGGTGAAGTCGATTGTGCCATATGTGGATCAGCTTATTGTCAACAACTATGGACTTGATATGAAGCTGCACGATAATATTCAGGTAGTCTATGAATATATTAAGGCGCATCCCCAGGAATTCGAAGGTGTGGATATCCTTATTCAGATGCGTTACTTAAAAGAAGTGCTCACGAACCGTGCAGGAAGTGCGCCGAATAAAAAGGCTACGGAGAAGGTAATTACAGAGACTTGCCTCATGCCTTATACGGATATGTGGATTATGCCGAATGGAAGATTAGGCATATGCTGCTGCGATAATTTAGAGGTAACAAACCTGGCTGATTTACATGAGATGCCGTTAAAAGAAGCGTGGAACAGCAAGAAATATCAGGAGCTTCGTGAAGCGATTAAGACAGGCAGACAGAACTATGGCTTCTGCAAGCATTGTGACTTTATCGATGCAGGGCTGCGGATGGATGCGGTAGATGATGTGCTGAAAGATAATGAAACGATGCATGGAGCGAGACAGTCCATATTTAAGAATAAATAAATGAAGAGCCGCTGCAAAAGATGAGAAAGATATTTTGCAGCGGAACTTTATATATAATTTTGTGACTGAGGAGGGGACGACTTTATCCATATTAGTTTGGCCTCCGGCGCGCGCGGCTGTATTTTCTAAATGAAACGGGTGTGTATTGGAAGGGGACGGGGCGGCAAGAAGGTACATCCATGTACCGTTTTGCCTAAATACCGCATCCTTGCGGTATTTGCCCTGCGCTACAATCGGTTTCATTAAGAAAATTCGGGCCGTTTGCTTAATAGAGTCCAAACTAACATGGATAAAGTCTGTTTCCCGGCTAACTTACAAATTGTGTATAAAGTTACCGAAAATATCGGGGAGTGAATAGCTGAAGGGATTTAAAGAGGAGAGAGTATGAGATGAAAGGTGGAAGAGGTATGGGTGTTTATAAAAAGGTGATAGTTTTGTTTTTGATGTTGTTTGCGGCTGGCTATATTGTAGGGTGTGGACAAGGTGCTGATTCGGGGCAGGATATGGTGGACAAGGGTGTTATGGAAGGGGAAGTAGCGGAGGATAGCTCTGTGGCAGAAGATGATTCAATAGAGGGGGAACGTTCTGATGCGGATAAGGGAGCAGTGGAGAGTAAGGATGTAAAGGATGGCGGGGAAGGAAATGGTGTAGGTATCGAGGGAGGAGAGAATGCAGAAGGCGATGCGGGGAAAAGCGGAGCAGACGACGAGGTGAAGGCGGAAGGCAGTCAGCCGGTTTCTCCGTGGGCTGGAAAGAAGGTTTCTATATGTGGTGACAGCCTTTCCACTTTTACCGGCTATATTCCGGACTATTATAGCAAGTTTTATCCGGAAAATGGTGAGATAACGCAGGTGGATGATACATGGTGGATGAGGGTGCTTAATCGGACAGGGATGGAACTGTGTCGGAATGCTTCCTATTCGGGAAGTACGGTGAGTGGGCCGTCTTTGGATAATAGTGATGGGAGGTATTCTTGCGGTGACCGGCGAATAATGGATTTAGCGGGGGAAGCAGGAGAGCAGCCGGACATTATTATTGTGCTGATGGGGGCTAACGATCTGCTGAATAATATTCCTCTTGGAGATTATGACGGTGTTTCGACAGTGGAAGAAGGTGTGATAGGGACTTTCAGCGAAGCGTATGCCTTGATGCTGGATAAGATGAAACGTTCATATCCCGACGCGGAGATTTATTGCGCTACAATTGCAGAAGTATCCCGCTGGAATGATAAGGGAGAAAAGTTTCCATTTATGAATGCAGAAGGTCTGACTGCGGAGGACTATAATGAATGGATAAGGGCAATTGCTCAGGCTAAAGGGGTGCATCTTATCGATGTGTATCAATGTGGAATCACTTCTGAAAATGCGCAGGAATATACTAGTGATGGAACGCATCCAAATGCAGAAGGCGCCGGGCTTATAGCGGATAAAGTCTGCGAAGCCTTCGAACTTTGAACTTTGTAGGTGTGCGGTTTAACGTTTATTTGAATGAAGTGTGTAAATGTTATTGTGATGGGAAATTTAATGTGATATAGTTTATTTATTGGAAACTAGAGCCAGGCGGCTTACCCTCTTTTATCGGAGGGATTATCCTTCCAGACGAAAGAAAGGAGGGTGCTATGAATGGTTACATATGCGGATTTACTGCGCTGACCGTAATAATACATGGAAAAGCAAGGGGAAAAGAAAATAGCCGCCACTACTCACAATAGTGACGGCTGTTTGAAATAACAGCTATTATTATTTTGCCGATTATTATTCTATTTCGTTTGATTTCGCCTCTTCGTGGTATTCCTTTTCTGTATTAACGCTCCATACATTGTCTTTGCGGTTAATGCCGTATTTGATATTTTTAACGGCCTCAAAGGAGGTACACATGGAATGGTCGATATTGTTATACCGATGTTGTCCGTTACGTCCTACGCAATAGAGGTTGTCGATCGTATCCAGATAGGCGGTAAGCTTATCCATGTCCTTATATGTATCGAAATAAGCAGGATATGCCTTTTTCACCCGTTCTACATGGGTATCCAGAACCTGGGAAGCATCGTCGATCAGATCCATCTGTACCATTTCTCCGATGGCGAGAGAAGTGAATTCTTCCTCGTTCATATTCCAGAAAGAGTCACCTTCATTGCAGAAATATTCCAATCCTATCCACACAGTATGTTCCAAATCTTTAATCATATAAGGGGACCAGTTGTTGTATATTTGCAGGCGGCCCAATTTGACCGTTCTATCGTGAACATAAATCCAGCAGTCGGGAACAATATTGCCGACGGTTTTCATCTTGGTCAGATTCTTTAGATTCAACTTGGGTACGAGGACACCAAGAGTCATGTAATCGCGGTAAGGGAGACCGGAGGCAATGGCGGCCATATCGGCAGGCACATCATTCATACCGCCGACTAAATCTTTAATCGGCATAGAAGAGATGAAGATATCACCTTCGATAGTGGAGACTTCACCCTCGTGCTCATAAGTAAGTGCGGTAATATGATTATCTTTATTTTTAACAAAACCGGTTACTTTACTGTTTTTTAAAATTGTTCCGCCCAGCTTCGTAATTTCATCGGCTGTGACTTCCCATAACTGACCGGGGCCGAGTTTGGGATATTTGAACTGTTCGATCAAAGAGGTCTCTACTTTGCGATTTTCTTTGCCTGGCAGCATTTTTTCGAAGACATCTTTTAAAATAGCAATAATGGAAAGACCCTTTACACGTTGGGAGCCCCAATCCGGAGCAATTTCACTAGGGTTACGTCCCCAAAGATTTTCTGTGTAGTTCTCGAAGAACATGGAATAAAGCTTCCTGCCAAAGCGATTGATATAGAAATCTTCCAGAGAGTTTTCTTTTCTCTTAACGACCAAAGATTTCAAATAGCTGAAACCGACAACAATAGTCGTAGCAAGCCCCATATTCCGAAAGGTTTCAAACTTAAAAGAAATAGGATAGTCGAAAAAATTCCTGTTAAAATAAATGCGGGATACGCGGTTTCGGTTCAACATAACACGTTCTTCTTTTTCCGGATCAGGTCCACCCTTTGCGAGGGGCATAGAACGGTTTAACAGTATATCATCATAGGCAGGAGAACCCTGTTCCGGAAGCATATTAGCCCACCATTCGTTGACTTCAGGGACTTTGGAAAAGAAGCGATGACCGCCCATATCCATGCGGTTTCCGTTATGATTAACTGTTCGGGAGATACCGCCGAAAGCAGCGCTTTCTTCCAATACGATGACTTCGAAGTCATTATCTATATCCGGGTTACCGGGCTGCCTGTTTGTCAATAATTCGTAGGCTGCGGTCAGTCCGGCAGGACCGGCGCCTATGATAAGAGCTTTTCTCATGTAAAGATTCCTCTCACTTCACTCAATTTTTGTCTTGGTAAATTGACAATGGAAATAAATCACAATTACGATATATTTTAACATGTAATCGGGTAATTGCCAAGATAATTGTAATGGATGCCATGAAAATAGGGATATGGACAGATAGAATAAATTAAGTTAAACTGTAACTATTCATCAGGTCTGCGCATTTACTGCGCTGACCGTAAGAAAACGCAGAACAGTAAGTGAAATGGAGCAGATAGTAATGATAGTGGTTAAGATAATTGGCATAATATTTTGGATGTTCGTACTTCCCTTTTGTATCGGCCTAATCCCTATGCAGTGGATGCCGAAGGAGAAGAAGAATATAGGCGTTGCTTTTCTTGCGGGATATTTAATTATGCTTCCTTTATGTTGGATTGTGGCGGTACCGACCCTCCTGCTTGTAACATATAGCAGTTTCCTTGTTATGGTGCGTATTTTTACTGTACTTTTAGGGGTTGCGGGAATATTAGGAGTAGGTCTTAGTGCCCGCTCGATCAGAAGAGAGCAGTGGGACAGCCTTCGCCCAAGCTTCTCACTGAAAGATATGTCGATAGAAGAAAAGATAGAATGGGTACTGTTTCTGGCTCTTCTGGTCTTCCAGCTTTATAAAGCATTTACTCTTACTTCTTTTGATGGAGACGATGCGGAATATGTGGCGCAGTCGCTTGTGACTCAGCAAAGTAACACTATGTATCTGATCAAACCCTATACGGGAGGTACCACTTCTTTGGATATTCGTCATGCACTTGCGGTACTTCCTATATGGATTGCCTATATCGGAAGAATGACGGGAATCCACACGACGATATTAGCACATAGCGTGATCCCTTTTGTGTTCATCCCATTAACCTATTTCGTTTATTACGAAATAGGCAAACAGCTATTAAAACGAAAAAAAGAGTTCCTACCTGCTTTTATGATATTTATGTCTCTGTTACAAATATTTGGAAATGTATCTATTTATACGAGTGAGACCTTCTTTCTGACAAGAACATGGCAAGGGAAATCGTTGGCTGCTAACTTTGTACTTCTTTTCATACTGTGTCTGCTTTTGTGGATTTTCGACAGGGAAAAGGAGAGGAGAGAAAACGAACTTGTTTTATGGATATTACTGGCATTGACTAATATGACGGCGGGAGTATGTACGTCTATGGTGGTATTCCTGAGTGCAGTGATGATTGCAGCGATGGCATTTTGGATGATGATTGCGGAACGGAAATTCAGTGTGCTTGTGAAGGCAGGGCTCGTGTGTATACCTAACGCAGCCTATATGTTGTTGTATCTGTTTTTGCATGTTTGATAATGAAATGACGTAACAGTTAGGGAATTGAACCGAGGAGAGTCTTAGCTATGTATGGAATTTTTATGGAAAGTGTTGTTATTTTTAAAAATTACGCGGGGGGTCACTGGATAGTAGCTTTATTTTTGCTGTCGCTGTTCCTGCTGCTTTGGATGGAGAAAGATAAAAGGCGTCGTGCCCTCTTTGTATATACCCCATTATCCTTGTTACTTTTATTCTTTTTCCCTATATTCAGGAAAATATTTGTGAGGCTGATGGGCGGTGAGGGGGATACCTATTACCGTGTGCTCTGGTTAATACCCATGGGCGTAATCATCGCTTATGCAGGGGTGAAGCTCGCATCGTTGTTATATGATAAAAAAGGGGAATGGGCGAAGCGTGCAGTGTTAGCCGCTGTGGTTGTGGCGATTATTTTCAGCGGTAAGTATGTATATGCCAGTCAGTACATGTCGAAGGCGGAGAACCTATATCACCTTCCACAGACGGTAGTCGATATTTGTGACTTGATAGCTCCGGAAGAGGGAGAGGAAAGAATTTGGTCGGTCTTCCCGACCGATTTAGTGTATTTCGTAAGACAGTACGATACGAATATACAGATGCTTTATGGCCGCGAGATGGTGGAACCGAAATGGCAGTATGCGGAGCCGGTGCATACGATTATGAATCATCCGGCAGTCATCGATATAGAGGAGCTTCTATTGCTGACAAGGGAGCGATATTGCACCTATATCGTCCTTCCGAGTAATAAAGGAGTGACGGAGTCGCCGGAGAACTTTGGATTGGAGCTGCTGGATACGATAGATGGGTATCCGGTGTATTATGACCCGGTAGCAGCGGAGGCAATTTTGCAGTTATCAAACGGATAGAAGGTAATTTTCACAAGTAGCTGCGAGGGGACTGAACAGCTACGATAAAATGTGACGGACGGTGTAGCGATGTTATTTAATTCATATGAATTTGTATTTTTATTTCTGCCGATAAGTATTCTTGGTTATTATTTTCTTGTAAGGAAAGAAAAAAGCGAGGCAGCAAAAGTGTGGATGACAGCAATGTCATTTTGGTTTTACGGAAGTTTTCGGATGGAATACTTATGGGTGCTGTCAGGAAGCCTGATCTTCAACTATGGAGTGATTCTTATCCTTAAAAGAAAGCCTATCCCTCCATGGTCGATGAGCAGGAGAAAAAAGGGGATACTGGCGGTTGGAATTGCAGGAAATCTTGGACTTTTATTCTATGTGAAGTATATGAATTTTTTCATTGAGAATATAAATGAAATACGGGGTGGCTCATGGCCGCTTTTACAAGTTCTCTTGCCGGTAGGAATTAGTTTTTTTACTTTTCAGCAGATTTCCTTTTTGGTAGATTATGCTAAGGGTGAAGTACAGGAGTGCAGTTTCATCGACTATGTCCTTTATATTTCTTATTTTCCTAAATTGACAGAAGGTCCTATTGTGACTCATGAGGAACTTTTTTCCCAATTTAGACAGATTGGAAATAAGGAGTTAGATAGCGAAGAGATAAGAAAGGGAATGACTCTATTCGTCTTCGGTATGGCAAAAAAGGTTCTATTGGCAGATACCTTCGGCAATGCTGTTAATTATGGTTACGATAATCTACATCTCATACATAGCCCGGATGCGATACTTTTAGTTCTGTTTTATGCTCTGCAGCTTTACTTCGATTTCAGCGGTTATTGTGATATGGCGATGGGTATTAGCAGGATTTTTGGCATTAGACTCCCTCTTAATTTTAACTCTCCGTATCAGGCGAAGAATATTGTGGATTTCTGGAAGCGGTGGCATATAACGCTGAGCCGTTTCTTTACAAAATATGTATATATTCCTCTGGGAGGCAATCGCAAAGGGACGGCAGTTATGTGTAGGAACATGTTGATTGTGTTCTTCCTGAGCGGCCTATGGCATGGTGCAGGATGGAATTTTATCCTCTGGGGAATGCTGCATGGGGGATTGTATGTCTTCACCCGTATGTGGCAAAGGAGAAAGCAAGGGAAAGAAAGTAAGGGAAGTGTTCTGCTTACTTTTGTTTATGTGAGCATCGCTTGGGTTTATTTCAGGGCCAGGAGTGTGGCACAGGGAAATGAATTACTTCGTCTTGCGATAAGCGGTGGATGGGAACGGGTAAATAAAAATCTGGCCGGATATTTTAATCTGGATGAATTCTGGTATGTGTTAAAGGTGCTGCGTTTGGACCGTTGGGAATATGGGCATTATTTATTAATGTTTGTCATTACAGCTTTTTCTCTGGTGCTGGTATTTTTGGGGAAAAATGCAGTAAAGGTGACAGAAGAGATGAAGCCGAGAACTTGGTCTGCTGTTTTTACGGCAGGGTTATTTTTCTGGTGCATTTTGATGTTTTCCAATGTCAGTAGTTTTTTGTATTTCAATTTTTAGAATTTGTGTAACTGTGAGAGTACTGGACAGTTACGAATTTGCCGGGAATAAGAAGTGGGGGAAAGATGAAACAGGATAGAAGATGGATATGGATATTTGTCCTGACCTTGGCGGCAGCCATGGTGATGGTTATCTCGCTGGTAGTATATGTAGATCCTTTTTTTCAATATCATAAGCCGTTGGATGACTTCCCATATATTGTGGATCATCAAGTGAACCAGAATCCGGGGATGGCGAGACATATGGATTATGACAGCGTAATTCTTGGCTCGTCTATGACTGTGAACTTCAATACCCATTGGTTTGATGAACTGTTGGGACTTAAGACGCTGAAGCTCAGTTATAGCGGCGCATTTCCTAAGGATCAGGCTAATATCATGGATATTGTTTTTCAAAGCGGGCATAAGATCGATGCTGCTTTTCTTGGAATTGATGTAATTACTTATACCGGCGGAGTGGAAGAGACGAAATATCCGATTCCTGCTTATTTGTATGACACTTCGGTATGGAATGACATTTCCTACGTATTGAATAAGGATGTGCTGCTTCAGTACATACTGCGGCCGATGGCAGATCCGGATAAGACGGATCTGGCTACCGTATATGCCAGTTGGTGGACGGAGGAATATTATAATAAGCAGTGGGTAATGCATAATTATGAGCCGCCGGAGGCAGTAAAAGAGGAAGCGGCCCCGGAAAATTATATACGAAGCGTAGAGGAGAATTTGTCAGTCAATATTTGCCCCTATATCGAAAGTAATCCGGATACGGAGTTTTATATCTTTTATCCGCCCTATAGTATTTTATTTTGGAATGATGTATTGCTGGAAAATCATATGGAGGCGACCATAAGTGAGTATGAGTATATTACAAAACGTTTACTCGCCTATGATAATGTACGTGTATTTTTCTTCCCTAATCAGGAGTGGATTGTTTGTAATCTGGATAATTACGCAGACTATAGCCACTATCACCCGAATATTAATCGGTATATGACGGAGTGTTTTGCCTCGGGAGAGTGTGAAGTGACGAATGAGAATCTGGAAGCAGAATTACTTAAGATGAGGGAGATTGTTGCAGCCTATGATTATGAAGAGCTGTTTTCTGTAGAATATTAGTTACTGTTCAAACCGTGCCGTGCATATCACTGCACGGCATCGGAATTATTAAGGTAGAAAGTGTAAATAAACTTATTTGGAAGAGCTGTGTCCGGTATTGATAACCTCCGCTAATCTGTCGGCGAGAGCGTTCCTCCCGGCATCATTTAAGTGAAGATAATCGGTCATGTAATCTTTGTAGTTGTCCTCGTTTATTGTACCATAGTAATTATCGATAATAGATACTCCGCAGGAAATAGCCACATCCACTTCCTTTACGAGATAATGGGGAAGGGGACCGTGACCGAGATCTGTTGTGCCGCCATTTTGATAGTTGCCGTTCTCATCGATGCTTTGTGCATAAGTATGAGACATAACGAAGATACGAATATGAGGATAAGCTTGCTGGATCGCTTCAATACCGTTTCGCAGACCACCGGTATAGGTACTGAGTTCATAAGGGTCATTTGGATTATCGGAGGGTATCCGTTCCATATAATCGATAGCGTCGTACATAACTACCATAATATCCACCTTGTCATAATCGATAGATTCCAAGGTATTTGTTGTATCGGCATAAATTTCTTCCGTCTCGGAAGCCAGTGCCGATTTCATAGCAGAGAAATCCTTCGACGCAATACTTTTTGCCACATAGGGAAAGTTGAAGTTATCTCTCGGATAGCCTTCGTTATAAGAAGAGTATTTCGCTCCGATGCCGGAATTAGGGAAGCC encodes:
- a CDS encoding radical SAM/SPASM domain-containing protein, translated to MAVRVHNFLGRLGWNARKYFPMLASESYLKLQFITRRKLQKNYIEHFMGKEEVPMPLVVNLETINRCNSTCEFCTANKNAEKRPYKRMEDELFYSIIDQLADWGYKGHLTMYGNNEPWLDTRIVEFHKYAREKLPEAFIFMSTNGLLLDVDKVKSIVPYVDQLIVNNYGLDMKLHDNIQVVYEYIKAHPQEFEGVDILIQMRYLKEVLTNRAGSAPNKKATEKVITETCLMPYTDMWIMPNGRLGICCCDNLEVTNLADLHEMPLKEAWNSKKYQELREAIKTGRQNYGFCKHCDFIDAGLRMDAVDDVLKDNETMHGARQSIFKNK
- a CDS encoding MBOAT family O-acyltransferase, yielding MTDGVAMLFNSYEFVFLFLPISILGYYFLVRKEKSEAAKVWMTAMSFWFYGSFRMEYLWVLSGSLIFNYGVILILKRKPIPPWSMSRRKKGILAVGIAGNLGLLFYVKYMNFFIENINEIRGGSWPLLQVLLPVGISFFTFQQISFLVDYAKGEVQECSFIDYVLYISYFPKLTEGPIVTHEELFSQFRQIGNKELDSEEIRKGMTLFVFGMAKKVLLADTFGNAVNYGYDNLHLIHSPDAILLVLFYALQLYFDFSGYCDMAMGISRIFGIRLPLNFNSPYQAKNIVDFWKRWHITLSRFFTKYVYIPLGGNRKGTAVMCRNMLIVFFLSGLWHGAGWNFILWGMLHGGLYVFTRMWQRRKQGKESKGSVLLTFVYVSIAWVYFRARSVAQGNELLRLAISGGWERVNKNLAGYFNLDEFWYVLKVLRLDRWEYGHYLLMFVITAFSLVLVFLGKNAVKVTEEMKPRTWSAVFTAGLFFWCILMFSNVSSFLYFNF
- a CDS encoding NAD(P)/FAD-dependent oxidoreductase, with protein sequence MRKALIIGAGPAGLTAAYELLTNRQPGNPDIDNDFEVIVLEESAAFGGISRTVNHNGNRMDMGGHRFFSKVPEVNEWWANMLPEQGSPAYDDILLNRSMPLAKGGPDPEKEERVMLNRNRVSRIYFNRNFFDYPISFKFETFRNMGLATTIVVGFSYLKSLVVKRKENSLEDFYINRFGRKLYSMFFENYTENLWGRNPSEIAPDWGSQRVKGLSIIAILKDVFEKMLPGKENRKVETSLIEQFKYPKLGPGQLWEVTADEITKLGGTILKNSKVTGFVKNKDNHITALTYEHEGEVSTIEGDIFISSMPIKDLVGGMNDVPADMAAIASGLPYRDYMTLGVLVPKLNLKNLTKMKTVGNIVPDCWIYVHDRTVKLGRLQIYNNWSPYMIKDLEHTVWIGLEYFCNEGDSFWNMNEEEFTSLAIGEMVQMDLIDDASQVLDTHVERVKKAYPAYFDTYKDMDKLTAYLDTIDNLYCVGRNGQHRYNNIDHSMCTSFEAVKNIKYGINRKDNVWSVNTEKEYHEEAKSNEIE
- a CDS encoding SGNH/GDSL hydrolase family protein — translated: MKGGRGMGVYKKVIVLFLMLFAAGYIVGCGQGADSGQDMVDKGVMEGEVAEDSSVAEDDSIEGERSDADKGAVESKDVKDGGEGNGVGIEGGENAEGDAGKSGADDEVKAEGSQPVSPWAGKKVSICGDSLSTFTGYIPDYYSKFYPENGEITQVDDTWWMRVLNRTGMELCRNASYSGSTVSGPSLDNSDGRYSCGDRRIMDLAGEAGEQPDIIIVLMGANDLLNNIPLGDYDGVSTVEEGVIGTFSEAYALMLDKMKRSYPDAEIYCATIAEVSRWNDKGEKFPFMNAEGLTAEDYNEWIRAIAQAKGVHLIDVYQCGITSENAQEYTSDGTHPNAEGAGLIADKVCEAFEL
- a CDS encoding DUF6077 domain-containing protein; the protein is MEQIVMIVVKIIGIIFWMFVLPFCIGLIPMQWMPKEKKNIGVAFLAGYLIMLPLCWIVAVPTLLLVTYSSFLVMVRIFTVLLGVAGILGVGLSARSIRREQWDSLRPSFSLKDMSIEEKIEWVLFLALLVFQLYKAFTLTSFDGDDAEYVAQSLVTQQSNTMYLIKPYTGGTTSLDIRHALAVLPIWIAYIGRMTGIHTTILAHSVIPFVFIPLTYFVYYEIGKQLLKRKKEFLPAFMIFMSLLQIFGNVSIYTSETFFLTRTWQGKSLAANFVLLFILCLLLWIFDREKERRENELVLWILLALTNMTAGVCTSMVVFLSAVMIAAMAFWMMIAERKFSVLVKAGLVCIPNAAYMLLYLFLHV